The window CACCTTCACGCGGCCGTTCTTGCCGATCAATATGTTATGAGGCTTAATGTCCCGATGGATAATGCCGTTCGCATGCGCATGCTCGAGTGCGTCGCAAATTTGCGTCGCGATATGTACGGCTTCCGCGGTTTGCAGCGGAGCCTGCGCCTTGATGATATCGTTCAGGTTGGAGCCTTCGATATACTCCATAACGATGAAATGCGTCTCTTCGTCTTGCCCGACGTCGTAGATGCTTACGACGTTCGGATGGGACAACGACGCGGCGGATTGCGCCTCTCTCCGGAAGCGACGGATGAACTCCTCGTCGTGTACGTATTGCTGACGGAGCACCTTGACCGCCACGTGCCGATTCAGCAGCGTGTCCCTCGCCTTGTACACCAAGGCCATGCCCCCGCCTCCGACGCGTTCGATCAATTCGTATCGCCCCGATAAAGTCGTTCCGTTCATCCGCTTCTCTCCCCTTTCGTCTCGGCGTTATGAACCATTTTCGATCAGCACCACCGATATATTATCGTCTCCGCCCGCGTTCAGCGCGTACTCGACGAGGCGGTCCACCTTCTCGCTCAGCGTTCCTTCTCCGCGCACCGTGCGCGTCATCTCCGATTCCGGCACCAGATTCGAGAGCCCGTCGCTGCACAGCAGCAACAGATCCCCCGCCGACCACGGCAAAAAGACAAGGTCGACGTCCACGTCCGCCTCCGTGCCGAGCGCTCTCGTAATCACGTTGCGGCGCGGATGTACCGCGGCCTCGTCCGGCGTCAGCTGTCCGGTCTTCACGAGCTCGTTGACGAGCGTATGGTCTTCGGTGATTTGCGAAACCGTCTCATGATTTATGTAGTAAGCCCTTGAATCGCCGATATGACCGATCAATACGCGGGAGGCGTCGGCGAGCGCCGCCGTGACCGTCGTGCCCATCCCCCGATAATGCTCTTTCCCCGAAGCGACTTCGAATACTTTGGCGTTCGCCTCGCGAATCGCGTCGACGAGACGCGCCTTCCGTTCGGCGTCGTCGAGCTCGCCCGAGACGCGTACGAGCGCGCTCTCCAATAGCTCGATCGTAATTTGGCTGGCCGTGTCTCCGGCTTGATGGCCGCCCATGCCGTCGGCGACGATGGCGAGCGTGCAGCCCGCCACCCCGTCCTTCACGACGATCCGATCTTC is drawn from Paenibacillus antri and contains these coding sequences:
- a CDS encoding Stp1/IreP family PP2C-type Ser/Thr phosphatase; the encoded protein is MLKTAYKTDVGRVRSVNEDRIVVKDGVAGCTLAIVADGMGGHQAGDTASQITIELLESALVRVSGELDDAERKARLVDAIREANAKVFEVASGKEHYRGMGTTVTAALADASRVLIGHIGDSRAYYINHETVSQITEDHTLVNELVKTGQLTPDEAAVHPRRNVITRALGTEADVDVDLVFLPWSAGDLLLLCSDGLSNLVPESEMTRTVRGEGTLSEKVDRLVEYALNAGGDDNISVVLIENGS